A DNA window from Flavobacterium sp. contains the following coding sequences:
- the infC gene encoding translation initiation factor IF-3, translated as MKSNRGSQQPRVEKKDAHRINNLIRVPEVRLVGENIEPGVFKIADALRLADQFELDLVEISPNAEPPVCKIMDYKKFVYEQKKRDKALKAKSSQVVVKEIRFGPQTDEHDYEFKRKNAEKFLKEGAKLKAFVFFKGRSIIYKDQGQILLLRLATDLEEHGKVEAMPVLEGKRMIMFIAPKKKK; from the coding sequence ATAAAAAGTAACAGAGGTTCTCAACAACCTCGAGTAGAAAAAAAAGATGCACACAGAATAAATAATCTTATTCGTGTTCCTGAAGTACGTCTTGTAGGCGAGAACATTGAGCCTGGTGTTTTTAAAATAGCTGACGCGTTACGTTTAGCTGACCAATTTGAATTGGATCTAGTTGAAATTTCGCCAAATGCTGAACCACCGGTTTGTAAAATCATGGATTACAAGAAATTTGTTTACGAACAAAAGAAACGTGATAAAGCATTAAAGGCTAAATCATCACAGGTTGTAGTAAAAGAAATTCGTTTTGGTCCTCAAACTGATGAGCATGATTATGAATTTAAAAGAAAAAATGCTGAAAAGTTCTTAAAAGAAGGAGCTAAATTAAAAGCATTTGTTTTCTTTAAAGGACGTTCGATCATCTATAAAGATCAAGGACAGATTTTATTATTACGTCTTGCTACAGATTTAGAAGAACATGGTAAGGTTGAAGCTATGCCAGTTCTTGAAGGAAAGAGAATGATTATGTTCATTGCTCCTAAGAAAAAGAAATAA
- the thrS gene encoding threonine--tRNA ligase, which translates to MIKITLPDGSIREFASGVTPMEVAKNISEGFARNVISASFNGTTIETETPLTTDGNLILYTWNDAEGKKAFWHSTSHVMAQALEELYPGIKLTLGPAIANGFYYDVDFEDQKISEADFKKIEDRILEIARGKFDFKMRPVTKAEALEMYKDNVYKTELISNLEDGTITFCDHSTFTDLCRGGHIPNTGIIKAVKIMSVAGAYWRGDEKNKQLTRVYGTSFPKQKDLTEYLELLEEAKRRDHRKLGKELELFAFSQKVGQGLPLWLPKGAALRDRLEQFLKRAQKKAGYEQVVSPHIGQKELYVTSGHYAKYGADSFQPINTPAEGEEFLLKPMNCPHHCEIYNVRPWSYKDLPKRYAEFGTVYRYEQSGELHGLTRVRGFTQDDAHIFCTPEQLDEEFKKVIDLVLYVFGSLGFENFTAQISLRDQENRDKYIGTDENWEKAENAIINAAKDKGLNTVVEYGEAAFYGPKLDFMVKDALGRQWQLGTIQVDYNLPERFDLTYKGADNELHRPVMIHRAPFGSMERFIAILLEHTAGNFPLWLMPEQAIILSLSEKYENYAKKVLDLLENHEIRALIDNRNETIGKKIRDAEMQKIPFMLIVGEEEEKNGTISIRRHGQEGKGNITVSIDEFASIVDEEIKKTLKVFTV; encoded by the coding sequence ATGATCAAGATTACTTTACCCGATGGGTCAATTAGAGAGTTCGCTTCGGGCGTAACTCCAATGGAGGTCGCTAAAAACATTAGCGAAGGTTTTGCAAGAAATGTTATTTCTGCATCTTTTAATGGTACAACTATTGAAACCGAGACTCCATTAACAACCGACGGTAATCTTATTTTATATACTTGGAATGATGCTGAAGGTAAAAAAGCTTTCTGGCATTCAACTTCTCACGTAATGGCTCAGGCTCTTGAAGAATTGTATCCTGGAATTAAATTAACTCTGGGACCTGCAATTGCTAATGGATTTTATTATGATGTAGATTTTGAAGATCAGAAAATTTCTGAAGCTGATTTTAAAAAGATCGAAGACCGTATTCTTGAAATTGCAAGAGGAAAGTTTGATTTTAAAATGCGTCCTGTTACTAAAGCTGAAGCTTTGGAAATGTATAAGGATAACGTTTATAAGACTGAATTAATCTCGAACCTTGAAGACGGAACAATCACTTTCTGCGATCATTCTACTTTTACTGATTTATGCCGTGGTGGACATATTCCGAATACTGGAATTATCAAAGCGGTAAAAATCATGAGTGTTGCTGGTGCTTACTGGAGAGGTGATGAAAAAAACAAACAGTTAACTCGTGTTTACGGAACTTCTTTCCCTAAACAAAAAGATTTAACTGAATATCTTGAACTTCTTGAAGAAGCAAAACGTCGTGACCACCGTAAACTTGGAAAAGAATTAGAGTTATTTGCTTTTTCACAAAAAGTGGGTCAAGGTTTACCATTATGGTTACCTAAAGGCGCTGCTCTTAGAGATCGTTTGGAGCAATTTTTAAAACGTGCTCAAAAGAAAGCAGGATACGAACAGGTTGTTAGTCCACATATTGGTCAAAAAGAACTTTATGTTACTTCTGGCCACTATGCCAAATATGGAGCAGATAGTTTCCAGCCAATAAACACTCCTGCTGAAGGCGAAGAGTTTTTATTAAAACCTATGAACTGTCCTCACCACTGCGAAATTTATAATGTAAGACCTTGGTCATATAAAGATCTACCTAAACGTTATGCCGAATTTGGTACTGTTTACAGATATGAACAATCAGGAGAATTACATGGTTTAACTCGTGTGAGAGGATTTACTCAGGATGATGCTCACATTTTCTGTACTCCGGAACAATTAGATGAAGAGTTTAAAAAAGTAATCGACCTTGTACTTTATGTATTTGGTTCTTTAGGTTTTGAAAACTTTACAGCTCAAATTTCGTTGAGAGATCAGGAAAACAGAGATAAATATATAGGTACAGATGAGAATTGGGAGAAAGCAGAAAATGCTATTATAAATGCAGCAAAAGACAAAGGTCTTAATACTGTTGTAGAATATGGCGAAGCAGCTTTCTATGGTCCAAAACTAGATTTCATGGTAAAAGATGCCTTAGGAAGACAATGGCAGTTAGGAACTATTCAGGTAGATTATAATTTACCTGAGCGTTTTGACTTGACTTATAAAGGTGCTGATAATGAATTACATCGACCAGTCATGATACACAGAGCTCCTTTTGGATCTATGGAACGTTTTATAGCAATTTTACTAGAACACACAGCAGGAAATTTCCCACTTTGGCTAATGCCTGAGCAAGCTATTATCTTGTCTTTGAGCGAGAAATACGAAAATTATGCTAAAAAAGTTTTAGATTTGCTAGAAAATCACGAAATTCGCGCCCTAATTGACAACCGAAATGAAACTATCGGTAAGAAAATTAGAGATGCAGAAATGCAGAAAATTCCATTTATGCTTATCGTTGGTGAGGAGGAAGAGAAAAACGGAACGATTTCTATTCGTCGTCACGGACAAGAAGGAAAAGGTAACATCACAGTTTCAATCGACGAATTTGCTTCGATTGTAGACGAAGAAATAAAAAAGACATTAAAAGTATTTACAGTTTAA